The Lactobacillus sp. ESL0680 DNA segment GATGGCGATGACCATACAATTGATGCGGTTAGATATGGAATGCGTAGACAAATGGTGAAGGGAGGTTTCGTACCATGGAAATAAAAGCGATGCAGGAATTGCTAAAAGCTAAATCAAAAGAAATAGCGAGTTTTACTAACAATTATGAGAAATCGTTACGCTATTACAAGACTCAGAATGACATTACTAATAAGAATAATGGCAAATCTAAGACGAATAAAGACGGTAAGGACGAGCCGCTAAGACATGCGGATAATCGTGTCAGTTCCAATTTCCACCAGCTACTTGTTAATCAAGAAGCTGGTTATGTAGCTACAGTGGCACCACAGATTGATGTAGGCAGTCAGCAGGATAGTAATAGAGTAAGTGATGTGTTAGGCGATAACTTCAATTTGACGCTCAATCAGTTAGTAATTGATGCAGCAAATGCCGGTATTGCATGGCTGCATTATTGGATTGATGAAGATGGTAATTTCAGGTATGGCGTGATTGAACCTAGTCAAATAACACCAATTTGGTCAACTGAACTTAATCGTAAGTTGCTGGCAGTATTGCGTAGCTATCGTCAGTTTGACGAAGAAAAAGGTGAATACTTTAATGTTCATGAATATTGGACAGATAAAGAGTGCCAAGCTTTTAAACAAACGAATGGTACTGATAAGTATGAACTGGAACCGTATAACTGTTTTACTAGCTATGACATGACAGCTGGCTATGAAACTGGTCAAAGTAATGTGTATAAGCATGACTTGGGTCGTGTTCCGTTTATTGCGTTTCCTAAAAATAAGTTTGAGCAGCCAGACCTTTTAAAGTATAAAGGTTTGATTGATGCCTATGACGATATTTACAACGGCTTTATTAATGATTTAGACGATGTACAGGAAGTTATTCTCGTGCTGACTAACTATGGTGGTGAAGACGTTGACAAGTTTGAAAATGATTTAAAAATACATAAAGCTATTAAGTTAGACAATATAGGGACTGGTGACAAATCAGGCGTTGATAAGTTAACGATTGACATTCCAACTGAAGCTCGAGATGATGCGCTGAAGATTACACGTGAAGACATTTTTCTATATGGTCAGGGTGTTGACCCTAGCAAGTTTGAATCAACTAATGCCAGCGGCGTGGCTATCAAAATGCTGTATTCACACTTGGAGATGAAGGCAGCGAATACTGAAACGCATTTCAGAGATGCAATTAATGAGCTGGTTCGAGCAATCATGAACTATCTGCATTTATTTAATCCAGAAGGGCGTAAAATCACGCAGACATGGACGAGAACACAGGTAGAAGATGACTTAACCCAAGCGCAAACAATCGCTCAGTTGGCTAATTACACGTCAAAGGAAACAATTGCGAAGAATAATCCGTTAGTCGAAGACTGGCAGCAAGAGTTGAAAGATCAGAAGCAAGATATTTCAGCAGGTGATCCGTATACTACCGATGATGAGCATGATAAGCCTGGTAAATTAAACGGTGGTCCAGATGACGACAAGGAAAACTAGAAATTACTGGAAGAACCGGCAACTTGAGTTAAAGCAGCGTCAACTAGATAACGCAACAAGCTATGAAGCAGCGTTGCGTAGTCGAATGAAGATGCTGTTTAATGAAATTAAAAAAGAAACTGACAAATTCCTGGCACGTTATGCAGCAAATAATGACATTGATGTGCCTAGTGCAAGAAAGTTACTAGCTCACATCAATACGACTAACTGGCAAATGACACTCAAGGAGTTTGAGGAAAAAGCTAAGGCAGGCGGCTTTGATAAAGAGCTGGATAATGAGTATTTCAAGAGCAGGATTGCTCGTTTACAGGACATTAACCAACAGTTGCAAGAATTAGGCGGTAAGTTTGCCGATAAAGAGTCTGACAATATGGAAACTGCGTTGGAAAATCAGTTTCAAGACACGTATCTGCATCAAAATTATAATTGGCAGGATTCGCACAATAGACTCGGCATTGATTTTACACATTTTAACGAGACGCAATTGAAGCAGATTGCAAATCAGCCCTGGCAAGGCAGCAATTTTTCTAAAAGAATTTGGAAGAATTACCATGATGTTTTGCCTGACCAACTGACAGATGCTCTATTAAGAGGGACACTGCTTGGCTATTCTGCTGATCGAGTTACAAGAATGCTCAAGGATCGATTTGCGGATGTCACTAGAAATCAGGTCCATCGGTTAGTTGTTACAGAAATGGGACACGCTGCTGAGAACGCCACGGCAGAGTTCTATGAAGATTCTAAAATTGAACAGTACGAATACATGGCCACACTTGAATCACATACCTGTGATGTGTGTGGTTATTTAGATGGCAAGATTTTTAACGTCAAAGATAGAATTGACGGTGAAAATTACCCATTAATTCATCCGTATTGTCGTTGCACAACCGTACCATATGATAATACCCTACCAGACATTGAAACACGTTGGATGCGTGATCCAGAAACGGGCAAAGGCAAGCTCGTAAATAATATGAGCTTCAGTGAGTGGAAGAAGCTGTATGTTGATAACATTGATACTAAAATTTAAAGTCATGCGGTCAGAATGGAACCAAAGAAAAATGGTAAATATGAATGGAAAGAACTTAATGCGGAGGCGTATAATAAGCATGTAATGGATACACCAGAATTT contains these protein-coding regions:
- a CDS encoding phage portal protein; the encoded protein is MEIKAMQELLKAKSKEIASFTNNYEKSLRYYKTQNDITNKNNGKSKTNKDGKDEPLRHADNRVSSNFHQLLVNQEAGYVATVAPQIDVGSQQDSNRVSDVLGDNFNLTLNQLVIDAANAGIAWLHYWIDEDGNFRYGVIEPSQITPIWSTELNRKLLAVLRSYRQFDEEKGEYFNVHEYWTDKECQAFKQTNGTDKYELEPYNCFTSYDMTAGYETGQSNVYKHDLGRVPFIAFPKNKFEQPDLLKYKGLIDAYDDIYNGFINDLDDVQEVILVLTNYGGEDVDKFENDLKIHKAIKLDNIGTGDKSGVDKLTIDIPTEARDDALKITREDIFLYGQGVDPSKFESTNASGVAIKMLYSHLEMKAANTETHFRDAINELVRAIMNYLHLFNPEGRKITQTWTRTQVEDDLTQAQTIAQLANYTSKETIAKNNPLVEDWQQELKDQKQDISAGDPYTTDDEHDKPGKLNGGPDDDKEN
- a CDS encoding minor capsid protein, whose amino-acid sequence is MTTRKTRNYWKNRQLELKQRQLDNATSYEAALRSRMKMLFNEIKKETDKFLARYAANNDIDVPSARKLLAHINTTNWQMTLKEFEEKAKAGGFDKELDNEYFKSRIARLQDINQQLQELGGKFADKESDNMETALENQFQDTYLHQNYNWQDSHNRLGIDFTHFNETQLKQIANQPWQGSNFSKRIWKNYHDVLPDQLTDALLRGTLLGYSADRVTRMLKDRFADVTRNQVHRLVVTEMGHAAENATAEFYEDSKIEQYEYMATLESHTCDVCGYLDGKIFNVKDRIDGENYPLIHPYCRCTTVPYDNTLPDIETRWMRDPETGKGKLVNNMSFSEWKKLYVDNIDTKI